The sequence below is a genomic window from Cobetia sp. cqz5-12.
TGCCCGCAAGCGGCTCAATGCGTATGTCTGGAAAAACAAGCGGCGCAGTATAGCACCGCGACCGACAGGCGGCATGCACCTGTCTGGTCGGTCAGGATGTGGGCGCGGCAAGGCCGCGGATCAGCAGGACCACGCCGAGACCAGTGCGAAGCGTGGCACCGGCTCGCCCTGGATCTCGACGTTCTCCATGAACATGCTGAGCGGACGCACCCACAGCCCGCATTCACCATAAAGCGCACGATAGACCACCAGCAGCTCTTCGGTCTCGCTGTGGCGACTGGTGCCGATCACTTCGTACTGCGCGCCCTTGTAGTGGCGGTAGAGGCCCGGCACGGGACGATTTTCCGGCAGCGGCGGCATGGCAGGCAGGTCAGTCATGGCGATTTCCTTGAGGGTGAAGCCAAAAGCGATAAGCAAGAAGCGGTGAAGCCAGCAGCGAGAAGCAGGCGTATCAGTCGGCGGCGTTCGGCGCCTGAATGCCATCAGTCACGGACACGTCATCAGCGACAGGCGTGGCCTTGGCACCGCGGCGTGCGATGCGCGCCAGCGCGCGCGCAGCGGCGGTGAAGCCGAAGCTGCCGGTGACGAAGGTGGCCGCGCCGAAGCCGCCAGCGCAATCCAGACGCGTGGCGCTGTCGCCGGGCTTGGTGGCACACACCTCGCCATTGGCACCGGGGTAGGTCAGTTGCTCGTCGGAATAGACGCACTCGACATCGAATCGGCGCTTCAGGTTGCGACTGAAATTGTAGTCGCGACGCAGCAGTGAGCGAACGCGCGCCAGCAGCGGGTCCTGCTCGGTGCGGGCGAGATCGCCGATCTGGATGCGCGTCGGGTCGAGCTGGCCGCCGGCGCCGCCCGTCACGGTCAGGCCCAGCTTGCGACGCTTGCACCAGGCGATCAGCGCCGTCTTGGCGGGCACGCTGTCAATGGCGTCGATGACGTGATCGAGGTCATCGTGGATCAGCTCGGCGAGATTGTCCGGCGTGACGAAGGCCGAGATGGCGTGGATCTTCATCTGCGGCGCGATCAGCTGGCAGCGCTCGGCCAGCACTTCGACCTTGGGACGACCGATCTGGCCATCCAGTGCATGCAGCTGCCGATTGACGTTGGAGACGCAGACATCATCGAGATCGATCAGCGTCATCTCACCGATGCCGGAGCGAGCCAGCGCCTCGGCGCTCCAGCTGCCGACACCGCCGACCCCGATCACCGCGACATGCGCGTGGCGGAAGTGGGCGAAGGCGCTGGCACCGTAGAGGCGGCGAATGCCGCCGAAGCGGAAGTCGTAGTCGTCTTCTGCGGGGGCCTGGCTGGCAGCGCCGGACGCAAAGAAGCTCTCCAGCATCCGTTCGCTGGCGGAGGGCGTGCTGTCGTGGGACGACGGCTCGCCTGAGGGCTTGCGGTCTGGGCTCTGTTCTTCAGGGCTCTGTTCTTCAGGGCTTTTGCTTTCAGAACTTTTATTTTCAGAGCTCTGCTGTTCTGGGCTCATGTCGGTCGATTCCGGGGTGTCGGAAGAGGTGGTCATGCGCAGCTCGCGAATCTCGGGGGAACGGGTGGCAGTCGGCAGGGGCGCGCTCAGTCAGCCAGGTCGCCGGCGGTCGCATCGAGCCAGTGTCTGGTCGGGCGCTCTGCCAGATGTTCAGCGTAGCGTTCGGGCAGATGGCCCAGCCAGCCGAAGCGCTCCATCACTGCCGCGTAGGCACCTTCTGGCGGACACGACAGGCTCAGCCAGCCGCCCTCGGGATGGGGAAGCTCGAGCCCGACAGCCGCCAGCAGCAGACGGGGGCATTCCAGTGTCGTGGCGAAGTAGCGATTGTAATTGCCCTTGCCATGCTTGGCGTCGCCGATGATCGGGTAGCCACGGCGTGACAGGTGGCGGCGAATCTGATGGCGGCGGCCGGTCAACGGACGGGCCTCGACCAGCGAGAAGCGCGACTGCGGATAGCGATCGATGGCGATGGGCAGCTCGACCTGTGCCAGGCGGCGCGTGTCGGTGATGGCTTCCTGCTCCGGCATCTCGGCCTTGGGCAGCTTTCCATCTTCCTTGCGCAGGCCGTAATCGAGGCGTTGCTGCTCGGGCGCGACGCCGCGCACGATTGCCAGATAGCGCTTGCTGACCTGCTGCTCCTCGAAGGCGGTGCTCAGCTTGCGCGCCGCCTGAGGCGAGAGGCCGAACACCATCAGCCCTGATGTCGGGCGATCGAGGCGATGCACGGGGAAGACATGCTGGCCGATCTGGTCGCGCAGGCGCTGAAGCAGAAACTCGGTCTCGTGCTTGTCGATGGGGCTGCGGTGCACCAGCAGGCCCGATGGCTTGTGAACCACCACCAGCACTTCATCCTGGAACAGGATGTCGAGTGGCTCGGCTGGTTCAGTCAGCTCAACAGGCTCAGTCAGCTCAGCAGACTTGGCCTCGAGAGGCGTGGGCGTGGCGTCCGCCATCGGCGCAGGTGTCTGAGGCGCCGTCGGCGCGTCGGAGTGCGGAGCATCAGGAGAAGAGGGCATGGGCATCACGGCAGCAGGAAGACGAAAGCCGACCATCGCAATGAAGGTCGGCGTGTATTGTCCGGCTTTCGCCGCTGGCTGTCATGTCCGGCGTGGCGCCGAGCGCGCGGATACCTGATGTCAGGGCCTGATCAGCAGTCCGGCGACGAGCCACTGTACCAGCAGGTTGATCGCCACGCCCGGGGCTTGCTCTGCCCCCACCTGCGGCGTCAGCAGCTCTCCGAGCCGGCCGAAGCTCAGGCCTTCGTCTCCGGCCGCGAGGATGGCGCCGAGAGCCAGGTCTTCCAGCGGCTCGAGAGAGCGATAGTGCACCTCGGGCGCGCCAGCGGTGGGCTGGCGCCAGACGATCCAGGGCGTGGGCGTGTCGGACTCTACCGGCGCGCGTGGAGGCTCTTCATCGTCGATGGCCTTCCAGATGGCCGGCGTATCGAAGTGGAACAGGAAGCGCTTGAGGGACGGATGCGCTGCCAGGGTCAGCTCCGGCCACTCCTCGGGGGCCAGCGTCTGCAGGGCCTCGACACTCAGCGGAGTGCTGTCCACCACATCCAGTGCCAGCCCCAATGCCCATTCAAAGGCGGCCATCTCGGTGACCAGAGAGCGCTCGGGTTCGCGCACCGCGACGAAGGCCGGGAAATGCTGGCCTGCCCAGCGAATCGAATAATGACTCGGCGGGTGGGCCGCGAGGTAGTCACGACACAGCAGCCCGAAGGCGTCATCGCCGATCAGGGTGTGAACGGCCTCGAAATCCCCGCCGAAGACCTCGAAAAGCCGCAGCCGATAGGCCATCGCGTAGATGTCGAGGCGCTCCTCGGCGCTGGCAAGCTGATCACTGATGACGGCCTTGGCCGCCGCGCTGCGGGTGTCAGGGCTCGGCGTCGCGAGGTAGGCGCCCGTGGTCTCCTGCAGTTGCGTCAAGGCGCTGCGATCAGCATCGTCTGCGGGGCTCGCTTGCGTCATGCGCGCAGCCCTCCGTGGTCTGCGGTCTGATTCGCGCGCGTGGCATCCACCAGCGGACGACCACTGCGGCGGCGCAGCTCGGCGTACTCCTGCATCAACTCCGGCCAGGGCGGGAAGTTGTCGTCACGCTCGATCATGGTGGCGACATCGCCGAAGCGTGCCCGCGCGGCGTCATACAGCGTCCACACGGCGTCCGGGACGGGCTGGTCATGGGTGTCGATGCATAGCTCGCCGCCGGAGACTTCCTGCCGGACATGCCCGGCCAGATGATGCTGCCAGACCCGCTCTGCCGGCATGGCGTCCAGATAGGTCAGCGGGTCGAAGCCATGATTGTGGCTCGAGACGATGACATTGTTCAGGTCGAGCAGGATCAGGCAGTCGGCGCGGCGGCTGACCTCGGCCAGAAACTCCCATTCGTTCATCTCGTCAGGGCGCCAGGTCAGATAGCTGGAGACATTTTCCAGCAATAACTGGCGGCCGAGCGCGTTCTGGACCTGATCGATGCGTTCGGCCAGATGGTCGATGGTGGCATCGGTATAGGGCAGCGGCAGCAGGTCATGGAACTGATGCGCGCCGGTACGCGTCCAGCACAGGTGATCGGAGACCCATAGCGGTTCGATGCGCTCACACAGGGCGCGCAACTCGCGCAGGTAACGGCTGTCGATGGGATGGCTGCCACCGATGGACAGCGAGACGCCATGCAAGGCGATGGGATAGTGCTCGCGGACACGCTCGAGATGATGAAGTGGTTTGCCGCCGGCGCTCAGTCCACCTCCGCTCAGGGCACCGGATTCGCTGGCGCCGTGGCCCATGTAGTTCTCGCTGATGGCCTCGAACCAGTCGATATCCGGCAACGTCGTCAGAATCTCGTGGTAGTACTCGGGGCGCAGGCCCAGCCCCTGACCGATGCCGGCGCTGGCGGGCGTGGGCAGGCGAGCGGTGACAGCTGTCGTCATGCGTGAGTCCTCTTCTGAGCGAAGGCAGAGGGTGCGGCAAAGGGCGAGCCAGATGGCGAGTCAGGAGCGCTGAAAGACATCCGCAAATGTTTCCGGACAGAAACAGAGCCAGAACCAGTACCAGAATCAGGAACGGGAGGACGGTGTGCCGTCCTCCCGTCGGTAATTCGCCAGAGGCGCCTGAGGATCAGCCCTCGACGACAGTACCACCTTCGCCGACACAGGATTCAGCGCTGGCAGTGTACGACCAGCCCTGGCCCTTGCAGGCGTTGTGGCCCTTGCAGGCGCTGTTGGCAGTCGCGCATTCGGAGGTGCCCTTGCAGGAGTTGATGCCGGAGCACTTCACGGCATTGTCACCGGCGTGCACCGGCAGCGAGGTCAGAGCGGCAGTGGAGAACAGCGCGGCGGCAGCGGCAGCGAAGGTAGCGGCTGTAACGGTCTTCTTCATGGTCATGATGGCTTCCTATCGGGCAGGGCCCGTATTTTTTGAATTATGGATCAGGAACATCGTGGTACCCGCTAGCGTCAGACAGCTCGTTCAGGCGGGTCATGAAGTCATACGCCGTCAAAACAAGGTTGGATGCGGAGGCGCCAGAAAAAATCTGACATCATTGTTCACTATGCTTGGAAAGGCAGTCCTGGCGAGTTCGTGAGCCTGCTTATGGTACGCTTTCGCAATCATCTGTCGGATTGCCGATACCCCATCCTCTTGCTGGAGTTCCCCATGCCGGACCTACTTCGACGCCTGTGGCGCATACCGCGCTGGCGCTGGAGCATCGCGCTCGTTCTACTGTTGGGGGGCTGCAGTGCCGTCGCGATTCATCAGCTCGATGAGCGCTTCGGTCCCGCGTCACCGCGTGAGCGGGTGGTCTCACACGACAGTATTGCCGGGCGCCAGTGGGAGGATGAGGTCAAGCCGGTGATCGAGACGCGCTGTGTGGTCTGCCATGGCTGCTACGACGCTCCCTGTCAGCTCAAGATGTCATCGGCCGCCGGGATCGATCGCGGCATGAATCCGGCGCCGGTCTACGATGGCACGCGCTTGCTGGCGGCCAATCTGACGCGCATGTTCGAGGATGCAGACACCACCGAGCAGTGGCGCAGCATGGACTTCTCACCGGTGCTCAATGAACGCTTCGACTCTCCGGCTGCCAATCTGGAGGGCAGTGTGCTGTTCCGTGCGCTCAGTCAGAAACGCAAGGCACCGCTGCCGGTGACGGAAGACGGCCTGCTGCCGGAAGACCGCTTCGACCTGTCGCTCAATCGCAGTCAGGTGTGTGCCCCCGTCGAGGGCTATGACAAGTTTGCCGAAGACCATCCTGATTGGGGCATGCCCTACGCCTTGCCACAGGTCAGCGATGACGAGCATCGCACGCTGGTGAACTGGCTGGCCAAGGGTGGCGAGATGACGGGCCCGGCGCCGCTGCCCCAGGGGCTGATTCCGCACATCGAGCAGGCCGAGCGCTTCTTCAATGGCGACAGCCTCAAGCAACGCCTGATGAATCGCTATATCTACGAGCACCTCTTCCTGAGCCATGTGTATTTCCCGGGCATCAAGGGCGCGGATGGACGGCCGATCTTCTTCAAGCTGGTGCGTTCCAGTACCCCGCCGGGCGAGCCGATCAAGCGCATCTCCACGCGTCGCCCCTACGATGCCCCCTACGCCTCCTACACCGCCGATGAGCGCGCGAGCATGCCCCATGATGACGCCGGGCGCCCGCGGGTCTATTACCGTCTGTGGCAGGAGCGCGCGACGATCCTGGCCAAGAATCATCTGCCCTATGCGCTCAACGATGCTCGCTTCAAGCGCTGGCGGGCGCTGTTTCTGACGCCGGATTACCCGGTGGATGACCTGCCGGATTACGACCTCAAGACGGCCTCGAATCCTTTCCTGACCTTCGAGGCCATTCCGGCCGAGTCACGCTATCGCTTCATGCTCGATGAGTCGCAGAACACCATCATGGGCTTCATCAAGGGGCCGGTCTGTCGCGGGCAGGTCGCGGTGGATGTGATCAATGATCACTTCTGGGTCGGCTTCACTGACCCGAAGATGTTCAGTCACCCGGAAGTGGAGCGCACCCTGGCCGAGGAAGGGGAGAATCTCAGCCTGCCCGCCGAGCAGAGCAGCAATGCGTTGCCGATCAGCTCCTGGGTCAAGTTCGAGAGCAAGCAGACCGCCTATCTCAAGGCCAAGCAGCGGCTGATGTCACAGGCCTATCTCGATGGCGACCTGCGGCTGGATACGCGAGTGATGTGGGACGGTAGCGGCTGGGCCGACGGCCCCGGCCAGGGGCGCAACCCCAACGCGGCCCTGACCATCTATCGTCACTTCGACAATGCCGCGGTGATGAAGGGACTGGTCGGCGGCGTGCCCAAGACGGGCTGGATCATCGATTACCCGATGCTGGAGCGTATCCACTACCTGCTGGTCGCCGGCTTCGATGTCTACGGCAATCTCGGGCATCAGCTGGTCACTCGCCTATACATGGACTTCCTGCGCATGGAGGGCGAGAACAACCTGCTGGTGCTGTTGCCAGCAGGCGAGCGCAAGGCGGTGCATGACAGCTGGTATCGCGACGTGAGCCCGGGTCTTGGGGGGCTGCTGTTCAAGAAGCCGCCGCAGTTCGATGCACCAAGTGGCATCGTCTGGACGCCGCAGGAGCTGTCATCGCCGGACCAGGCTCGCCTTGGCCTGATGCGGCGCATGCAAGAGCGTCTCGCGCCGGAACTCGGTCATGAGCGCAGTCTGAGCAATGTCGAGGATGATCATGTGCGACATGAGCTGCAGGCCCTCGCTGCGGTGCGGGGAGTCTCGGCCAGCCTGATGCCGGAGGTGACGATCGTCGCGCTGGAGGATGGTAGTGATGACTCGCCACGCCTTTACAGCGTGCTGCGCAATTCCGCCCACGCCAACATCACCAGTCTGTTCGATGAGGAGGAAAATCGCCGTCCTGAAGAGGACACTCTCGATGTCTTGCGAGGGGTGGCGGGCGATTACCCGAATGCCTTCTGGCGCCTGACGCCTGAGACCCTGACGGGGCTGGCAGAGCGGGTGGCGTCACTCGAGAACGAAGAGGACTATCGCGCCCTGCAGGCCGATATCGGGGTGCGCCGGACTGATCCGCGCTTCTGGGAGTTCTCCGACAGCGTACTGCGCACCAACTATGCTGATCGCCCTGTCGAAGCGGGCCTGCTGGACTATAACCGCCTCGAGAACCGCTGATCACCAGCGAAGCTTGAGCGGCCGAGACAAACCCTTTTGTCAGAACTGTCAGAACTGTCAGGGTTGTCATGACTGACACGACGACTGACGGCTGGCCTGTCAGTTGGAAGCCCGCCACGCACATTGCGCGGCGGGCTTCTATCCTTGCGTAGCGCCTAAATGGCGCACTGGCAGTCGATCAGCGCCGCGCCGCGCTGCGTGGTGTGCTGCCAGCAGGCGTCATCAGCGACCGCCCTGACACTCGCCTTCGGCCAGTTCGATCAGGCCATCCAGATGCAGGATATGCACCTCGCGGGCACGAATGTCGACCAGCCCCTGGGCCTGGAAGCGAGTCAGGATGCGGCTGATGGTTTCGACGGCCAGCCCCAGATAGTTGCCGATATCGGCACGTGCCATCGAGAGGCGGAAGCTGTACGGCGAATAGCCACGGCGACGGAAGCGCTGTGACAGGTTGACCAGGAAGCTCGCCAGTCGCTCATCGGCTGTCTTGCGCGACAGCAGCATCATCATGCGGCGATCTTCGTGCAACTCCTTGCTCAGGCTCTTGAACAGCTGGGTTCTCAGCTCCGGCATCTGCTCCGAGAGCGCATTGAGGCGGTCGAAGGGAATCTCGCAGACGGTGGTGGTCTCCAGCGCCACGGCGGTGCCGGGATAGCAATTGCTGTCGATGGCATCGAGCCCTGCCAGCTCGCTGGGCAGGTAGAAACCGGTCAGCTGCTCCATGCCGCTGTTTTCATTGGTGATCTGCTTGAGGCTTCCGGAGCGCACCGTGAAGACGCAATCGAAGGCATCGCCCTGGGTGAAGAGCACTTCCCCTTTTCTGAGTGGCGCGCGACGGCGGATGATGGCGTCAAACTGGTCGATATCTTCCATGTTCAGTGCCAGTGGCAGGCACAGTGAACTCAGCGAACAGGTCTGGCAGCGTGCTTCATGGGCGCGCAAGCGGTGTGATGCCTGTGCATTGGCCGTCATGGTGACTCTCCTGAGGAATGTCACCGCTACTCCTGGGGCAGGGCAGCGGGAGGGGTCTATCGGGCACGACGAATGGTGGGGCGGGGCCTTGTCGCCCGCCGCTACCCTGCTCAGCCGAAGTGACTCAAGCGGCCAGAGTCTGAACGCTCATCGGCTGGCGCAGTGCAATTTCGTGGCACCATAATATTAGATTTTATTAATTCATTATCCTGCCCAACCCGTGGGCGTTGCAAGGTGTGTGAACTTTAGGCCTGGTTGGCCCAGTGTGGCCATACCGCGACGACCTGCCTCAGCCGGAAGCGTGAGTCAGCAATACTGGGCCAACAGTGCTTAGCCAGCAGCGCCGAGCAGCAGGATCAGCGCGGCGGCCAGCGTCGCCAGTGCCAGCATGCCCCAGACGCGTGGCGCTGGTGTGTCAGGCTGACGTACACCATTGATGCGATGTTCTTGCATGGGGCCATCGCCTTCGCGCTCGTCGTTGTCACCGCTGGCTGCGCGCGAAAGGCTGCCCAGTGCCAGCATGGCGAACAGCACCAGGCTGCCCAGCGTGAGGGCCAGCACCCAGAGATTCCAGAACAGGGGCAGTCCAGTTGCCTCCAGTAGATTCATGTCGTGTCTCCTGAGCGGTGTCCTGTCATGGGCTACGGCTGGCGATGCCGTTCGCGGGGGCGGCCTGCTGCAGATAGGCGAGCAGCGCCGTGATCTCGGCAGTGCCACGCACGTCATTGGGGGCGGCGAGAATCTCGTCTTCCGCGTAGGGCACGCCCAAGCCTTGCAGGGCTCGCATGCGGGCCGCGATGCCTTCGCCGCTCAACGCCCGCTCGAACAGCCACGGATAGGCAGGCATCGCTGAGCCCGGCACCTGGCCGCGCGGGTCATGCAGGTGCAGGCGCTGCCAGGCATCGTCATGCTGCGCAGGCAGCTGGCTCAAATCCGTCCCCCGGCGCTCGGCGCCCCATAGCGAAGGGCGGCCGTAGTAGCGCTCCCGTGCGGTCGTCGCCTCGCTGTGGCGCGCCGTGTCGCCAGTCAGATCGCGCACCATGCGTGTATGGCACTGCTGACAGCCCTCGCGTTGGTAGATGCGCTGACCCTCCAGCGCCAGGGCGCTCAGCGGTCTGAGATCTTCAGGCGCGCTGGCGAGGCTGGGGTGAGCCCCGAGCGGTACCAGCTGGGCGAGGGCGCCAAGGCTCATGGTGAGCAGACATAGTGCCGTCATCAGGCCGGCGTGACGTTCGAGCAGGACATGTCTCATGCGTAGTGCCCTCCCGAGGATGTGGCAGGGGGCGTGGTAGAGGGGGGCGCAGAGGGCGTGGCAGGTTCTGATGATGCCTTCCGCGAGCCGGAATTGGGGAGCCGGCGCTCATGAGCGGCTTGGCGTTCGCTCTTGTGATCAGCCAGGGTGCGCGTCACGTTGAGAAGCATCAGTAGCATGCCGAGCGCCCAGCAGGCGAGCCCACCCAGCGAGATCATCATCGGCATGCGGGCCGCTTCCAGTACCTCGCTCAAGGTGTATAGCGGCCTGCCGTCATCTGCCAGCACATGCCACATGCTGCCTTGAAGCAGCGTGGTGGCCCAGCTGGCGGCAAGGCACAGCAGGGTGCCGATGATGGCCAGCAGGGCGTGAGTCTTGAGCAGCGCAAGGGAGCGCATCGGGGGCAGCAGGTGATAGGCCATCACGATGGCGACTGTCGCGACCACCCCCAGGCTTGCTGCCGGCGACAGACTGTTGGCGGCACTGAAGGTCAGGGCATTGAGTGTCGGCAGTGACAGCAGGCTGTATTCAAGTACCGCAAGGGCGAAGCTGACCAGAGCTACCGCCAGCAGGCCGATCAGTGGATCCCGGCGCAGTGAGTGCCAATCCTCCTTGAGTGTCATCAGGCCATTGAGGCTGAGTGCCAGCCCCGGCGCCAGCAGCAGGATGCCCATCGCCATGCCCAGCGTCTGGCTCCAGGCCGGCAGGGCGCTCGCGAACAGTAGCGGAGCACCTCCCCATGTCACCAGCAGCACCAGCATCCAGAAGCTGGTGGCGGCCAGCCGATGCGAGTAGAGCGGCAGCCGCGAGCGGCTCGTCACCATGTGATGGAGCAAGGCAATGACGCCGAATGCGAACATGCCGCCGGGGAGTGGCCCTGCCTGCCAGCGCTGAATCAGTGCCTCGAGGCTGCCCGTGAAGAGCGGTATCGATTCCAGCAGGCCGATCGGCACGCTGAGCGAGATCAAAACATGCTGCATCAACACCAGCATCAGGCCAGCGATGAAGTACCAGCAGGCCACCGGCAGACGACGTAGCGTGCGTTGTTCCAGCACCGTGAAGAAGACCCACGCCACGGCCAGCCAGACGAGGGTCATCAGGAGATCGACGAGCCAGGGCGCTTCGGCCATGTACTGGCCCGAGGAGTAGCCCGCGACTATCGCCAGTGCGCCGAGCGCGACCACGGCCTGCCAGCCGAGGAAGGTGAAATGCATCAGCTTGAGCGTGAAGGGGGGCGGTGGGATATCCGGTATCGCCGTCTTGGCGTCCGTGCGTGATTCGCGTTGCCGGATACTGTGCATGGCGATGGAGTAGCCGCCGGCGATCACTGCCGAGCCGCCCAGACCGTAGAGCAGCAGGTGGTGCTGCAAGGGGGCGAGGCGGCCGTAGCTCAGCCAGGCCACTTCCGGCCCCAGCGAGGGCCATAGCCAGATGAGGTTGAGCCATACGGCCAGACAGAGGCTGAGCAGGCCCCAGATGACAGCCATGCGAGCAAAATCATGGTTCACGTGGTGATGGTTCACGCGGGGTTGGCAGGCCGAAGCCTCAAGAGCTGTACGCATATCACGACCTCGTCGGCAGTGGGCGAAAGCGCAGTGCTGATGGTGACGGTGCTGGAAGTGGCGCTGCGGGAGCGGCCATATCACTGACGCCACTGTTCAGGGCGGCAGGGCTGGCGCTGACCGATATCACGCGCGACCATGACCGACTGACAGGCCATCCCTCGCGCTGGAATGCAGCGTTTACCCTCATCGGTTCCAGCGTTGTCTGGCGCGAGCCGTACGAGATCAACAGGAGAGTTTCGCTTGCCCGCCGTCACTTCATCATCGGACGAAGATGCCAATGCGTCCAATACGGCTGAGGTCCCCAGCCCTTACGCCGAGGAAGGCTTTCGTGTCGCCAGCCTGGCTGATGTCGCCTCGGAGCTTGCTGCTCGCCAGACCATGTCCCACGACGCGCTGGCCGCGCGAGGGCCGTGGCGAGGCTGGTTGGCGGAACTAGGGCCGCTTGAGATCCATGGACGACCGGGGCGTGCCCTGCTGTTGCATGCGCATGGTGCCGGCGCCGGGCGTGAGACCGACTTCCATCAACGGTTCGCTGCTGCCTGCCTGATGCAGGACATGGCGTGGCTGGCATTCGATTTCGGCTATCTCGTCAGGATGCGCTGCGAGCGTCGCCGCAGGCCGCCGCCCCGGCTGCCCGGGCTGATCGAGGAGATGGCACGCTGGTGTCAGGCGCTGATGGCGTGTGTGGCGGCCGTCGACGCCTTGCGATCGCTGCCCTGGCTGGTCGGCGGCAAGTCGATGGGCAGTCGTGTGGCCTCCCATCTGCTGGTGGAGTTGACCCGGGCGGCGCATGCGCCGTTGCCGGTCGGGTGGTACGCGCTGGGCTATCCGTTTCATCCCACGGGCAAGCCCGACAAGTTGCGCATCGACCATCTGCCGGATATCCCGATGGCCGGCGTGATCTGTCAGGGCAGCCGCGATCCCTTCGGAACTCGAGAGGAAGTGACGGCATATCCGTTGCCGGAAAACCTCACTTTGCTTTGGCTGAATGATGGCGAACATGATTTCAAGCCACGAAAAGCGAGTGGTAAGACTCGAGAAGGACTGATTTCGCGTGCGGCGCAGGCCTTGGCCAATCACCCGGCTCTGGGCGGAAAACGGTAGTGAATCGCCACCATGCGAGGGGCATTACCCTGGCCTTCGACGGCGACAGCGGCATGTCAGAATGATGACGCAACGCTGATGTTTACTGGCCTGCAGGCGATATGCGGCGGGAAAGTCCTGTCTTATCAATACTCTGTCGCGGACGATTGCTGAAATTGCGCGTAAAAAAAGTATTGACTCATGGGCCGGATTCCGTAGAATGCAGCGCCAACGAGACAGGGGTGGTTAGCTCAGTTGGTAGAGCACCAGCCTTACAAGCTGGGGGTCACTGGTTCGAACCCAGTACCACCCACCATTTGAAAAAAGTCATTGCTTTTCAAAGCGTTACTTGATTAAATGGCCTGGTTCGTCAGCAGAAGCAAACGATTGTCGT
It includes:
- a CDS encoding cbb3-type cytochrome c oxidase subunit II gives rise to the protein MRHVLLERHAGLMTALCLLTMSLGALAQLVPLGAHPSLASAPEDLRPLSALALEGQRIYQREGCQQCHTRMVRDLTGDTARHSEATTARERYYGRPSLWGAERRGTDLSQLPAQHDDAWQRLHLHDPRGQVPGSAMPAYPWLFERALSGEGIAARMRALQGLGVPYAEDEILAAPNDVRGTAEITALLAYLQQAAPANGIASRSP
- a CDS encoding cbb3-type cytochrome c oxidase subunit I, whose product is MAVIWGLLSLCLAVWLNLIWLWPSLGPEVAWLSYGRLAPLQHHLLLYGLGGSAVIAGGYSIAMHSIRQRESRTDAKTAIPDIPPPPFTLKLMHFTFLGWQAVVALGALAIVAGYSSGQYMAEAPWLVDLLMTLVWLAVAWVFFTVLEQRTLRRLPVACWYFIAGLMLVLMQHVLISLSVPIGLLESIPLFTGSLEALIQRWQAGPLPGGMFAFGVIALLHHMVTSRSRLPLYSHRLAATSFWMLVLLVTWGGAPLLFASALPAWSQTLGMAMGILLLAPGLALSLNGLMTLKEDWHSLRRDPLIGLLAVALVSFALAVLEYSLLSLPTLNALTFSAANSLSPAASLGVVATVAIVMAYHLLPPMRSLALLKTHALLAIIGTLLCLAASWATTLLQGSMWHVLADDGRPLYTLSEVLEAARMPMMISLGGLACWALGMLLMLLNVTRTLADHKSERQAAHERRLPNSGSRKASSEPATPSAPPSTTPPATSSGGHYA
- a CDS encoding alpha/beta family hydrolase, which produces MQRLPSSVPALSGASRTRSTGEFRLPAVTSSSDEDANASNTAEVPSPYAEEGFRVASLADVASELAARQTMSHDALAARGPWRGWLAELGPLEIHGRPGRALLLHAHGAGAGRETDFHQRFAAACLMQDMAWLAFDFGYLVRMRCERRRRPPPRLPGLIEEMARWCQALMACVAAVDALRSLPWLVGGKSMGSRVASHLLVELTRAAHAPLPVGWYALGYPFHPTGKPDKLRIDHLPDIPMAGVICQGSRDPFGTREEVTAYPLPENLTLLWLNDGEHDFKPRKASGKTREGLISRAAQALANHPALGGKR